The following coding sequences lie in one Thalassoglobus polymorphus genomic window:
- a CDS encoding coiled-coil domain-containing protein, producing MSDARLLRRLDEVVARMRRLRAIKASLVCWTVLAIVLLGMLIDGQPRIELLKAILVCIPISIVSSIIVGRAKATDRSEAALLLENEFPELDSMLLAALRQSPAMGRWELNYLQSEVITNVLQHERNHHWSRAVKSFSPTRFCRIAAMLTCLFLVLEAPTSPPLSSSEQQADQVVEEVLDLQTPIEISVDPGDAEVERGTSLLVLARFGERLPVDVTLVAVDQNANEIRVPLQKSLDDPVFGGRIPEIVRDLTYRIEYDQQNSDEFSVTTFTYPELLKADAEIQFPDYTGLDAETIENVRRLSVVEGAKINFEFELNKNVKSAAFVDDDGNRLELETAQPGTNQLALDWASSKPGKQKFRLVLTDENDRSNRDAPEFVIQVLPNQPANLKVAFPARDVRVSPLEELSLQANASDDFGLVEYGLVYETPDGKQAGMVLGEKAGKNEKATMDHLLHLEQLKLNPDQLISYYFYADDIGPDGEQRRAFSDIFFSEVRPFEEIFREVPANQQQQQQQQQQQQDGTQSGKLLEVQRQIVTAAWNLIRSESRKEPSPKFAESTEVLFESQEQAITMAEELMEKIDDEQMKVHLVEAMELMTSASRHFAGALTKNDLELLHDARSKAQEAYQGLLKLNSREKNVQQSQQSQSQSQSSSQQDRNRQMKALELKNDRDRYETERQAQQQQQQQEQRETLQVLNRLRELARRQEDLNEKIRELENKLRDETDAKQKEELNRELKRLQEEQEELLRNLDELKERMSTEENRERMAEAREKVDETRERVRRAAESLKEQQTSKALTEGTRAQRELNELQEEFKNQTASQFADAVRELRKDARELSENQQEIANAMNGEEKSNEPPKQKSLRPAEESKDREEIAKALEAQKERLGGLLDRTKELVEESENTEPLLSRKLYDTMRDLRKFEPEEALEGAAQLQRYGIEEEAKKAQAQAQQGIERLQQGVEEAAESILGDEGEALAAASEVLDELTRAIENELRDNGAENSKASDNQTGQDNAEQKHPGQKTGQQSGKSEQTPEDSNQPGGENVPAEAPVTSQDDNPSRDGKPSPKSTESTPNPEGQQPGQQPGQQPGQGSQSGQDRPNLGQQLGNLFQEGGAQNGGGDGPQRPLTGDDYKEWSDRMRDLEEMVTSPELRTQVATIRERARQMRIDMKRHSKAPDWELVRTSVYGPMVELQQEIAEEIARRDPNEELVPIDRDPVPKKYADLLQRYYEELAKQRRPVEATP from the coding sequence ATGTCCGATGCCCGTTTGCTCCGACGTCTGGATGAAGTTGTCGCGAGGATGCGACGTTTAAGAGCGATTAAAGCATCTCTCGTATGCTGGACGGTTTTAGCGATCGTGCTGCTGGGAATGTTGATCGACGGCCAGCCACGAATCGAGCTTCTGAAAGCGATCCTCGTTTGTATCCCAATCTCGATTGTTTCTTCAATCATCGTGGGGCGAGCAAAAGCGACCGACCGATCAGAAGCGGCCTTGTTACTAGAAAACGAGTTTCCGGAACTGGATTCGATGCTTCTGGCAGCGTTGCGACAAAGCCCAGCTATGGGCCGCTGGGAACTGAACTATTTGCAGTCCGAAGTGATCACCAATGTTTTGCAGCACGAACGCAATCATCACTGGTCGCGAGCTGTGAAATCTTTTTCACCAACGAGATTCTGTCGTATTGCCGCGATGCTGACCTGTCTCTTTCTCGTCCTTGAAGCACCAACGTCTCCACCACTTTCAAGCTCAGAGCAACAAGCTGATCAGGTTGTCGAGGAAGTTCTCGACTTGCAGACACCGATTGAGATTAGCGTGGATCCTGGTGACGCCGAAGTGGAACGCGGAACGAGTTTACTTGTCCTCGCTCGGTTCGGGGAGCGCTTGCCGGTGGATGTTACCCTCGTCGCTGTTGATCAGAACGCGAACGAAATTCGTGTCCCCTTACAAAAGAGTCTCGATGATCCTGTCTTCGGCGGTCGAATTCCTGAAATTGTTCGAGATCTGACTTATCGCATTGAATATGATCAGCAGAACTCGGATGAGTTTTCCGTCACCACTTTCACCTACCCGGAACTCTTGAAAGCGGATGCAGAAATTCAGTTCCCGGACTACACAGGACTTGATGCCGAAACGATTGAAAATGTTCGACGCTTAAGTGTCGTCGAGGGAGCCAAGATTAACTTTGAGTTCGAATTGAACAAAAATGTGAAGTCAGCAGCTTTTGTCGATGACGATGGAAACCGGCTTGAGTTGGAGACTGCACAGCCAGGAACCAATCAGCTTGCTCTCGATTGGGCCTCTTCAAAGCCGGGCAAACAAAAATTTCGGTTAGTTCTGACTGATGAAAACGATCGCAGTAATCGAGATGCTCCCGAGTTTGTGATTCAAGTTCTTCCGAATCAACCGGCAAATCTGAAAGTTGCCTTTCCTGCTCGTGATGTCCGGGTTTCTCCGCTAGAAGAACTGTCGCTGCAAGCGAACGCGTCGGATGATTTCGGATTAGTGGAGTACGGACTTGTCTATGAAACTCCCGATGGAAAACAGGCTGGGATGGTACTGGGAGAGAAGGCCGGGAAAAATGAAAAGGCCACGATGGACCACCTGTTGCACTTAGAGCAACTGAAACTCAATCCCGATCAACTCATCTCGTACTATTTCTATGCTGACGATATTGGACCGGATGGGGAGCAGCGTCGAGCATTCAGCGACATTTTTTTCTCCGAAGTCAGGCCTTTTGAAGAAATCTTTCGAGAAGTCCCTGCGAACCAACAACAGCAGCAACAGCAACAGCAGCAACAACAGGATGGAACTCAATCGGGAAAACTACTTGAAGTTCAGAGGCAAATCGTCACGGCTGCCTGGAACCTGATTCGATCTGAGTCGCGAAAGGAACCTTCTCCGAAGTTTGCTGAGTCAACGGAAGTCCTGTTTGAATCGCAAGAACAAGCGATCACGATGGCAGAAGAGTTGATGGAGAAGATCGACGATGAGCAAATGAAAGTTCATCTCGTCGAAGCAATGGAGTTGATGACCTCGGCCTCTCGGCACTTCGCAGGTGCGTTAACCAAAAATGATCTCGAGCTCCTCCATGATGCACGCTCGAAAGCTCAGGAAGCCTATCAGGGATTGCTGAAGCTGAACTCGAGAGAAAAGAATGTCCAGCAGTCTCAACAGTCGCAAAGTCAATCTCAGAGTTCAAGTCAGCAAGATCGTAACCGACAAATGAAGGCCCTCGAGCTGAAGAATGATCGTGACCGGTACGAGACCGAACGGCAAGCCCAACAACAGCAGCAACAACAAGAACAGCGTGAAACGTTGCAGGTTCTTAATCGATTGCGAGAACTGGCCCGACGCCAAGAAGATCTTAATGAGAAAATTCGTGAATTGGAGAACAAGCTTCGAGACGAAACCGATGCAAAACAGAAAGAAGAATTGAATCGCGAATTGAAGAGACTTCAGGAAGAACAAGAGGAGCTACTCCGTAATCTCGATGAACTCAAAGAGCGGATGAGTACTGAAGAAAACCGCGAACGTATGGCCGAAGCACGCGAAAAGGTCGACGAAACTCGAGAGCGTGTCCGACGTGCAGCGGAGTCTCTCAAAGAGCAACAAACCTCGAAAGCATTGACAGAGGGGACACGCGCGCAACGCGAACTCAATGAGCTTCAAGAAGAATTCAAAAATCAAACGGCCAGCCAGTTTGCCGATGCGGTCCGTGAACTCCGGAAGGATGCTCGCGAGCTTTCTGAGAACCAGCAAGAAATTGCAAATGCCATGAATGGCGAGGAAAAAAGCAACGAACCACCAAAGCAAAAATCATTGCGACCGGCGGAAGAGTCGAAAGATCGCGAAGAGATAGCCAAAGCTCTCGAAGCTCAAAAGGAACGCTTAGGAGGCCTCCTTGATCGGACTAAGGAACTCGTTGAAGAATCAGAAAATACCGAGCCGCTTCTCTCTCGAAAACTGTACGACACGATGCGAGACCTTCGCAAATTCGAACCAGAAGAGGCACTCGAAGGAGCGGCTCAATTGCAACGCTACGGAATCGAAGAAGAAGCGAAGAAGGCTCAGGCTCAGGCCCAGCAGGGGATCGAACGCTTACAGCAGGGAGTCGAAGAAGCTGCCGAATCAATTCTTGGCGATGAAGGTGAAGCCTTGGCAGCTGCCAGTGAAGTTCTCGATGAACTGACACGTGCCATCGAAAACGAGCTTCGCGATAATGGAGCGGAGAACTCGAAAGCGAGCGACAATCAAACAGGGCAGGACAATGCTGAGCAGAAGCACCCCGGTCAAAAAACGGGACAACAATCAGGAAAGTCGGAGCAGACACCAGAAGATAGTAATCAGCCTGGTGGCGAAAATGTCCCGGCGGAAGCTCCAGTGACAAGTCAGGATGACAACCCTTCACGGGATGGAAAGCCGAGCCCGAAGTCTACCGAGAGTACCCCGAATCCTGAGGGTCAGCAACCGGGACAGCAACCGGGACAGCAACCGGGGCAGGGCTCACAATCAGGACAGGATCGTCCTAATCTTGGCCAGCAACTTGGGAACCTGTTTCAGGAAGGAGGAGCCCAAAACGGAGGCGGGGACGGTCCACAACGTCCACTCACTGGAGATGACTACAAAGAATGGTCCGATCGAATGCGAGATCTCGAAGAGATGGTTACCAGCCCGGAATTGCGTACGCAGGTTGCAACGATTCGCGAACGTGCTCGGCAAATGCGGATCGACATGAAACGGCACTCAAAAGCTCCTGACTGGGAATTGGTCCGCACATCGGTGTATGGTCCAATGGTCGAATTACAGCAGGAAATCGCTGAAGAAATTGCTCGACGTGATCCGAATGAAGAACTGGTACCGATCGACAGAGATCCAGTTCCCAAGAAATATGCGGATCTTTTGCAACGTTACTACGAAGAGTTAGCCAAGCAACGACGACCAGTCGAAGCAACTCCGTAA
- a CDS encoding LssY C-terminal domain-containing protein, whose translation MTSGETKKKRTDLIRVWLARFLVAYFLVAYILLPFVWKQYTRRHPVLDESPRLTTTGDGHAGDPLNIALVGTEAEIKEIMKKAKWYPADPLGFRSDLKIAADTVLKRSYVEAPVSSLYLFGRKEDLAFEQPVGNDPRKRHHVRFWKNPEPDQQGRQFWLGSASYDERVGFSHTTGEITHHIAPDVDKERDHLLHDLQQTQDLSEVSTIPDFHKILEGKNGGGDRWYTDGAMAVAVIKND comes from the coding sequence ATGACTTCAGGCGAAACTAAAAAAAAGCGAACAGATCTGATTCGCGTGTGGCTGGCACGGTTTCTGGTCGCCTACTTTCTCGTCGCCTATATTCTGCTCCCATTTGTCTGGAAACAGTACACGCGCAGGCATCCTGTGCTGGATGAAAGTCCTCGATTGACGACGACCGGAGATGGCCACGCAGGAGACCCACTGAATATCGCTTTAGTCGGGACGGAAGCCGAAATCAAGGAGATCATGAAGAAGGCCAAATGGTATCCGGCTGATCCGCTCGGGTTTCGTAGCGACCTGAAAATCGCTGCCGACACAGTTCTGAAACGCTCGTATGTTGAGGCTCCTGTGAGCAGTTTGTACCTATTCGGTCGGAAGGAAGACCTCGCCTTCGAACAGCCTGTGGGGAACGATCCGCGGAAGCGTCATCATGTGCGGTTCTGGAAAAACCCTGAGCCAGATCAACAAGGAAGGCAGTTCTGGCTGGGATCAGCTTCATACGACGAACGTGTTGGCTTCAGCCACACGACTGGTGAAATTACGCATCATATCGCTCCCGACGTTGATAAAGAGCGGGACCATCTACTCCACGACTTACAACAAACTCAAGACTTGTCAGAGGTCTCAACAATCCCCGATTTCCACAAAATTCTTGAAGGGAAAAATGGAGGCGGAGACCGCTGGTACACCGACGGAGCCATGGCAGTCGCTGTCATCAAGAATGATTAA
- a CDS encoding putative signal transducing protein — protein sequence MSDDKIVEVYSADDLMDAEHIRRVLAEEGIIAKVVGASLHGIIGDLPAQLATPRLWVHEEDFARGRQIIELVKQEQRERSQTRSPWKCVSCGEENSADFEICWSCQIVDETQD from the coding sequence ATGTCTGACGACAAGATTGTCGAAGTCTATTCAGCCGATGATCTGATGGACGCCGAACACATTCGGAGAGTCCTCGCGGAGGAGGGGATTATCGCGAAGGTCGTTGGTGCATCACTCCACGGGATCATCGGTGATTTGCCAGCGCAATTGGCAACACCCCGACTGTGGGTTCATGAAGAAGACTTTGCACGCGGCCGACAAATCATAGAACTCGTTAAGCAGGAACAACGAGAGCGGTCGCAAACACGATCTCCATGGAAGTGTGTGAGTTGTGGTGAAGAAAATAGTGCCGACTTTGAAATTTGCTGGTCCTGCCAGATAGTCGATGAGACACAAGATTGA
- a CDS encoding glycoside hydrolase family protein, whose protein sequence is MKMSYAFAFTLFSVTTVYAEPIDIGSRLELFTDGFLIESMNGDLTQVAQQPTPHDVIITTDEPWEGNTCAYYTIFQDGDIYRMYYRGSHVNEKTRKSLHPEVTCYAESTDGIHWTKPNLGIIEYNGSKENNIVWDGIGTHCFVPFKDTNPNCSADAKYKAISRGRPQGKKGLYVFKSPDGIHWSLMKDEPVITEGAFDSQNLAFWNPHTKQYVDFHRTFTNGVRDIMTCTSDDFLNWTKPVLLKYPGAEHQHLYTNAIRSYDRAPHLLVGFPTRYLPKDSQVEPVFMSSRDGVTFTRYNDPIVPRDAPKDRQGNRSNYMVHGLVEIPAEPGRMSVFATEAYYAGPDTRVRRFSYRTDGFVALQSGQKGGELITKPIQFSGDELVLNYSARKGGAIQVELQDADGNPIPGFSSKDCKPLNGDSIEQVVQWKNEGKSLKNLSEKPIRVKFLMNEADLFSFQFREKQ, encoded by the coding sequence ATGAAAATGTCTTATGCTTTCGCATTCACCTTGTTCTCTGTCACGACAGTTTATGCGGAGCCGATTGATATCGGTTCGCGGTTGGAACTGTTTACTGACGGTTTTCTGATCGAGAGTATGAACGGTGATCTTACTCAAGTTGCTCAACAGCCAACGCCACATGACGTCATCATCACAACTGACGAACCGTGGGAAGGAAACACCTGTGCTTACTACACCATCTTTCAAGATGGTGACATCTACCGGATGTACTACCGCGGATCTCATGTGAACGAGAAGACGAGGAAGTCGCTGCACCCCGAAGTGACCTGCTATGCAGAAAGCACCGATGGCATTCACTGGACCAAACCGAATTTGGGTATCATTGAGTACAACGGCTCAAAAGAAAACAATATCGTCTGGGATGGAATCGGCACGCACTGCTTTGTGCCATTCAAGGATACAAACCCGAACTGTTCTGCAGATGCAAAGTACAAAGCCATTTCACGGGGACGACCGCAAGGCAAGAAAGGACTTTATGTTTTCAAATCTCCTGACGGAATTCACTGGTCGCTAATGAAGGACGAACCGGTCATCACTGAAGGAGCCTTCGATTCACAGAACCTTGCATTTTGGAATCCGCATACAAAACAGTACGTCGACTTTCACCGTACGTTCACAAACGGGGTTCGAGATATCATGACCTGCACCTCGGATGATTTTCTCAACTGGACGAAGCCCGTCTTGTTGAAGTACCCGGGCGCGGAGCATCAGCACCTGTATACGAATGCAATCCGGTCGTATGATCGCGCACCACATTTGCTCGTCGGCTTTCCGACACGCTACCTCCCTAAGGATAGCCAGGTCGAACCAGTCTTCATGTCCAGCCGGGATGGAGTCACTTTTACCCGGTACAACGACCCGATTGTCCCTCGCGATGCTCCCAAAGACCGACAGGGCAATCGCAGCAACTATATGGTGCATGGACTGGTTGAAATACCTGCCGAGCCGGGGAGGATGTCAGTTTTTGCGACGGAAGCGTACTATGCTGGCCCCGATACCCGAGTTCGCCGCTTCAGTTACCGCACCGATGGCTTTGTCGCACTCCAGTCTGGTCAAAAAGGTGGGGAACTCATCACGAAGCCGATTCAGTTTTCCGGGGACGAACTCGTTCTCAACTACTCTGCCAGAAAAGGGGGAGCAATTCAGGTTGAACTCCAGGACGCTGACGGAAACCCGATTCCCGGTTTCAGCTCTAAAGATTGCAAACCGCTCAACGGCGATTCAATTGAGCAGGTGGTTCAGTGGAAAAACGAAGGCAAATCGCTCAAAAATTTGTCTGAAAAGCCAATTCGCGTGAAATTTCTGATGAACGAGGCGGACCTGTTCTCGTTTCAGTTTAGAGAGAAGCAATAA
- a CDS encoding WD40 repeat domain-containing protein produces the protein MAGRILFLMLLFFTLLQHGLSAQDKKENQKGTAAAESSPFDPVATGLRAAPIPSTAIRTAAINKNGSLIAFGTGEGKISIWDTKQNKFTHEWSGHDHWVFDLVFDANSERLFSAGGDNKTKIWSSEDWKLLKTFEDHTDDVHSVALTPDETLLITGGDDTNVIVRNLKTGEVTFLKGHTAQVTSTVLSLDGKQAFSASRDQTIRVWDLENLKEIAVFKGHQEDVLHLAIDKSGQHIASASYDGTARLWDVQSLKQIASFEIPKTWVTAVEFSNDSKLLFTGSTDFMVRAFDIQSKKEIWKIATSSDVSDLLSLSDANSLLATSSSHGIYFYEYTNDRAITKQVAIPAYAEWGHASPISTLDYLEMHEALLFEQSSKSWGQKIGLLALYGDAFSRTLIADLKTNELPAPKQELAKRLKDKLSILPQEALGTELIGKYWGRLAVAEFSELRVTETLRDWVTGETRKWSPNPNNFEKELLSVELKVRKELAVLSKSDAEKKRAKEIESAIVMEFRKLADEKNEAK, from the coding sequence ATGGCAGGACGTATTCTTTTTTTGATGCTGCTCTTCTTCACTCTCCTTCAACACGGTCTGTCGGCGCAAGATAAAAAGGAGAACCAGAAGGGCACTGCGGCTGCCGAGTCATCTCCCTTCGATCCCGTAGCAACCGGCTTACGAGCTGCACCGATTCCATCGACTGCTATCCGAACTGCAGCGATCAACAAGAACGGAAGCCTGATCGCGTTCGGAACAGGCGAAGGAAAAATTTCCATCTGGGATACTAAGCAGAATAAATTTACTCATGAATGGTCCGGGCATGACCACTGGGTTTTCGATCTCGTTTTTGATGCGAATTCAGAGAGATTGTTCTCTGCTGGAGGCGACAACAAAACTAAAATCTGGTCGAGCGAAGACTGGAAGCTGCTGAAAACCTTTGAAGACCACACCGACGACGTACATAGTGTAGCACTGACTCCTGATGAGACATTGCTCATCACCGGAGGTGACGACACAAACGTGATCGTCCGAAATCTAAAAACGGGTGAGGTGACCTTCCTCAAAGGTCATACTGCTCAGGTGACATCAACAGTGTTGTCGCTCGATGGAAAGCAGGCGTTCTCTGCCAGCCGAGACCAAACGATTCGCGTTTGGGATTTGGAAAACCTCAAGGAAATTGCCGTCTTTAAAGGGCACCAGGAAGATGTTCTGCACTTGGCGATTGATAAGTCCGGTCAACACATCGCCTCCGCAAGCTATGATGGAACTGCTCGCCTCTGGGATGTCCAATCCTTAAAGCAAATTGCGTCATTCGAGATCCCCAAGACATGGGTGACTGCAGTGGAGTTTTCGAATGACTCAAAGTTGCTCTTCACCGGGTCAACAGATTTCATGGTGCGGGCATTTGACATTCAGTCAAAAAAGGAAATCTGGAAAATCGCGACAAGCTCGGATGTCTCTGATTTGCTCTCTTTGTCGGATGCAAACTCGCTTCTGGCGACATCATCGAGTCATGGAATCTATTTTTATGAATACACAAATGACCGAGCAATCACAAAACAGGTTGCAATTCCGGCATACGCCGAGTGGGGGCATGCTTCTCCAATCTCGACTCTTGACTATCTCGAAATGCACGAAGCTCTACTGTTTGAGCAGTCTTCAAAAAGTTGGGGGCAAAAGATTGGCTTGCTGGCTCTGTACGGCGATGCGTTTTCACGAACGCTGATAGCTGATTTGAAAACGAACGAACTCCCTGCACCGAAGCAGGAACTTGCCAAACGTCTCAAGGATAAGCTCTCGATTCTTCCACAAGAAGCACTCGGCACAGAGTTAATCGGCAAGTACTGGGGACGGCTGGCGGTTGCTGAGTTCAGCGAACTACGAGTGACAGAGACGCTCCGTGATTGGGTGACAGGCGAAACGCGAAAATGGTCGCCGAACCCGAACAACTTTGAAAAGGAACTCCTCTCGGTCGAGTTGAAAGTTCGAAAAGAATTAGCTGTGCTCAGCAAAAGTGACGCAGAGAAGAAGCGAGCGAAAGAGATTGAATCCGCCATTGTGATGGAGTTTCGAAAGCTCGCCGACGAAAAAAATGAAGCGAAATAA
- a CDS encoding sulfate adenylyltransferase — MADLIAPHGGLSEPVCCTVAQDQIDAFKAEAADLKKVPVSAADLSSVYRFADGTLSPLTGPMDSETYNRVLDESVIINNGEKYAWTIPIAFPVTSELAATLSAGEKVALTNPDGEVVATLDLTDVFEWDKQKYISSVYLTDRTDHPGADMVLVGDADKTHLIGGTIKALPQPKNPNFGQYVLTPREVRALIAETGWEAVVAFQTRNPLHRAHEYALVYALESLLKAGKNAGAVLNPLIGETKGDDVNAEIRMETYEKLISERQMGDGDSDKELWSSRDDEVPDRVKLLGLDIKMFYGGPKEAVMHAIYRQNMGYTNIVIGRKHADAPFKDGTAIWGDFDAQEIFSNLNGDLKIQPVKVGFAAYYESMGRVDLMENHSDEKPVFISGKDVRATLQKGEQVDPRIMRESTSRILADAMKQ; from the coding sequence ATGGCAGACCTCATTGCCCCTCATGGCGGACTTTCTGAGCCAGTTTGTTGCACCGTTGCTCAAGACCAGATTGACGCATTCAAAGCTGAAGCAGCCGACTTGAAAAAAGTCCCTGTTTCCGCCGCCGATCTCTCCAGTGTTTATCGCTTCGCTGATGGAACTCTCAGTCCACTCACCGGGCCGATGGATTCAGAGACTTACAACCGCGTTCTTGATGAATCGGTCATCATCAATAACGGCGAAAAATATGCTTGGACGATTCCAATTGCATTTCCCGTCACATCAGAACTGGCTGCGACACTCTCAGCTGGTGAGAAAGTCGCTCTGACGAATCCTGATGGAGAAGTTGTTGCGACTCTCGATCTGACTGACGTCTTCGAGTGGGACAAGCAGAAATATATTTCTTCAGTGTACCTGACTGACCGAACCGACCATCCCGGAGCGGATATGGTCCTCGTTGGCGATGCCGACAAAACTCACCTCATCGGTGGAACGATCAAAGCACTCCCACAACCGAAAAACCCGAACTTCGGACAGTATGTCCTCACACCGCGTGAAGTTCGTGCGTTGATCGCAGAAACCGGTTGGGAAGCCGTTGTTGCATTCCAAACCCGCAACCCGCTTCACCGTGCTCACGAATACGCTCTCGTTTATGCTTTGGAGTCACTCCTGAAAGCTGGCAAGAACGCAGGGGCAGTGTTGAATCCGTTGATCGGCGAAACCAAAGGTGACGACGTCAACGCTGAGATTCGAATGGAAACATACGAAAAACTGATCAGCGAACGTCAAATGGGCGACGGCGATAGCGACAAAGAACTCTGGTCATCACGTGATGACGAAGTTCCAGATCGCGTGAAGTTGCTCGGTCTCGACATCAAAATGTTCTACGGCGGACCAAAAGAAGCGGTCATGCACGCCATCTATCGTCAGAACATGGGCTACACGAACATCGTCATTGGCCGTAAACACGCCGATGCTCCATTCAAAGATGGAACTGCCATCTGGGGTGATTTCGATGCTCAGGAAATCTTCAGCAATCTGAACGGCGACCTGAAGATTCAACCAGTCAAAGTCGGCTTCGCTGCCTACTACGAATCCATGGGACGCGTCGACTTAATGGAAAACCATTCTGACGAAAAACCTGTCTTCATCTCTGGGAAAGATGTCCGCGCGACACTCCAGAAAGGTGAGCAAGTCGATCCACGAATCATGCGTGAATCGACATCACGCATTCTTGCTGATGCGATGAAACAGTAA
- a CDS encoding DNA topoisomerase I, translating into MAIPSNWLMKQFLTPVLRPATRLIIGLIAIPLLRLIRKKVAHTKEWDEEFEKDVEQWFRASALLLFATKNVELAIGAWLDTKFVISLDNWYVAAGRLLLAIGVIEAMPDQELFSIVHPGPPKPTWDRSKSIRENIRPQFIPILRGLVCIHLQRSSPVFAIMATIMDGTTGWVCFWIAIIQYLIIGLVTSRDKAIDVLSAFDKQVARKREDLIKEFSIKEDEQSEAAQESSDLDVKKEHEKKES; encoded by the coding sequence GTGGCAATCCCGTCAAACTGGCTGATGAAACAATTCCTAACGCCCGTCCTGCGACCGGCGACGCGATTGATTATTGGCTTGATTGCAATTCCTCTCTTACGCCTGATCCGCAAGAAAGTCGCGCACACAAAGGAATGGGACGAAGAGTTTGAGAAGGATGTCGAACAATGGTTTCGGGCGTCTGCACTACTTTTATTTGCGACAAAGAACGTGGAACTGGCCATCGGAGCTTGGCTCGACACGAAATTTGTCATCTCGCTGGATAACTGGTATGTCGCTGCGGGGCGATTGTTGCTGGCCATCGGGGTGATCGAGGCGATGCCCGATCAGGAACTCTTCTCCATCGTGCATCCCGGACCACCAAAGCCAACCTGGGACAGAAGCAAAAGCATTCGAGAGAATATTCGACCGCAATTTATTCCTATTTTGCGCGGGTTGGTCTGCATTCACTTACAGCGTTCTTCACCCGTGTTTGCCATCATGGCGACAATTATGGACGGAACGACGGGGTGGGTCTGTTTCTGGATTGCGATTATCCAATACCTCATCATTGGACTGGTCACATCCCGAGACAAAGCGATTGACGTTCTCTCCGCGTTTGACAAGCAGGTCGCACGCAAGCGTGAGGACTTAATCAAAGAGTTTTCAATCAAAGAAGACGAACAATCTGAAGCTGCTCAAGAATCGAGCGACCTCGACGTAAAAAAAGAACACGAGAAGAAAGAATCATAG